The following coding sequences lie in one Pirellulales bacterium genomic window:
- a CDS encoding SDR family NAD(P)-dependent oxidoreductase — protein MTDLYEPWHAASLVEILRHRAEHQGDQLAYAFLENGERQSHTLTYRELDQRARAIAAELVCRMSPGDRALLVYPQCLEVVSAFFGCLYAGMIAVPIPLPESSRAERALRRIQVVVEDAEAAALLTIESCQPVFQSNQAADNPFHNLSLLATDCIESADANPWRPESISADQLAYFQYTSGSTSHPKGVMVAHDNLIQNLYGIRLAGGYGPNCRTVSWLPYFHDYGLIEGILQPLFSGFPCFLMAPQAFVQRPLRWLRAIDKYRGTHGQAPSFAYGLCAARVKPDDLATLDLSSWRAAGNGSEPLRYDLIEQFCERFAPCGFRPEAFAPEYGLAEGTLIATCKPIGTTPVSMVVDRHALDQQGRAVVSQEVSNTKTLVSSGRALHNVELRIVDPEHRTEQDLGEVGEIWLAGPAVTRGYWRKPADTTENFAARLADTDQGPFLRTGDLGLLDAQGDLFVTGRLKDLIIINGVNHHPQDIESSVENCHPAIRLGCATAFSVECAGQERLVLLAESGHDEQQAGDIFEAVRAVVADQHWVEVFSILLLAPGTMRKTTSGKKQRQLCRADYLADSPEIGQVLHRWTLGEAPQTSPDVNELPPQAEHRFAPSIADVVQWLRIAIARDFLTPLDQVFVDRSFTSLGLGSAHLIALSGQLEEWLGRPISPTLFYDCPNITAVARLLGAPESSSTQPPESSAAQPVAPSQSLPDDAIAIVGIACRFPGANSPDEFWQNIRQGLDSIGPIPPDRTSTVDTGSARGGGFVRGIDQFDASFFEITPHEADRMDPQQRLLLETAWEALETSGLVAQTELLGATGVFIGASSNDYLQLSASAGIVDAFTATGNCLSILANRLSYFLNLRGPSLTIDTACSSSLVACHLAAQSLRQRECRLALVGGVNLLLAEPLQQSLEDAGMLSPDGACKAFDDRANGYVRGEGIGVVVLRPLADALRDRNDVYAVIRGSAINQDGRTNGLTAPSATSQAELLARAYQTAGIAPHTVGLFEAHGTGTALGDPIELEGLGRVMQPSASRQTCAIGSLKSNIGHLEAAAGLAGVIKIALALRHRELPPTLHFSSPNRFISFESTPFYVNERLRDWTASDDHQRRAAVSSFGFGGANAHVVLEEGPLAASRASHSGSDRNVLRLSARTPAALQQLAERFAEYLKTTDQRLDDICYTTLRGRQHFAEQVLLTAKSRAELIGKLAAVAASQASVTRERVDEVAQIAEYERRGCRLVPLPTYPFERRHHWLPAVVDSTIRPRNPLGVEVPDLDGWLHSVRWQASESQSQRALPSGRWLVVAKSPELAIELASQLRPHVSFADIAILGSDDANTIGAFLTSSDRAGLIVALPEPHVVSTSDDFSLLTSFYELARRVSSAGEQPLEVWLVTAGAMATSARESANPALAALWGFCRAWSHEHFHLNIRLRDFTASDTAAADFAGRVTKELQTVASHAEIALRGPLRLAPTLTPASEAMTRTSLDLNGASLVTGGLGAIGFEICRHLIRLGGAPLAIIGRTPVDRLDGRRRQRLAELRKLGGAVEYLAADVADRHQLEQALDDARQKLGALRGVFHCAGVLHDHWLVNKSIDDFQQVVLAKARGAALLDELTRRDPLQHFVLFSSVSAWFGIPGQTDYAAANAFLDALAQRRATAGLTALSIGWTAWAGDGMAKHVVASGLRQLSPEAGCAIFEQTLAANQAHLLTLKFDSQRPDKQPPPFTRSDESLLQPAPGAEPRAPQIDREQVRRAVACEIGAVVGMEADLIATDANFMELGINSILATKIVQQLEQRLATRLEPVLLFMQPTINRLCDYLREHHAASLARLTKDGAAAPKSPIQSSDTHTREASIDPSVAAQQHAQSEHNDIAIVAMSLRFPNADTPEQFWRNLLAADDAVGRLPSSRESLSGYSSELAPAGFLRDVAGFDAEFFGIAPREARLMDPQQRLLLEVVWELFERAGYRPSDPRCSKTGVFVGASVSEYLQLCERFGLAADPHRGAGNSLAMLANRVSYLFDFRGPSHVIDTACSSSLVAVHQACRGLLAGDARLAVAAGANLILLDDTTRLLATAGMLSPNGRCATFDHHANGYVRGEGVAAVLLKRLDDALADGDQVLAVIKGSAVNHDGHGKAGLTAPNFEAQRELLLAAYDCAKVDPATIGLVEAHGTGTALGDPIELHALNAVIGPHRSPESCAIGSVKTNLGHLEPAAGIAGLIKAALSLQHSEIPPSLHCESPNQRFPWEASPFYVATRPRPWTDAIRRAAISSFGFGGANAHAVLENAPSRNIGSPRRDAYVLTLSAHNDRALERLTACYRNWICSTSDPSLADACFTSNVGRTAWEHRLAIVASSRDQLADQLRQLESWPRKNHWPSRLINTGDQDGDNQTLISRLVELLPRLSQPLRARLSQVVNSGDRPRLDELLNHPATPGPATVDDWTEFCAVLACLFAAGANIDWSQVHRDDDLRRVVLPTYPFEREPYWVNQIALTPPSKPVTLAAASADTSRQGATSIKQPSELVEVLVREFATITERAPQSIDPRRPLVELGVDSILAARFATRLSEWSTKPIPPTLIYECVSLSRLAQALASDWQVSPVEQFASSPAPSSTLTSLPTEQIVPIAAHDQRNGDQADSTPELIAVIGIAGRFGACDTVGEFWRAIRDGRNLVVDAMSTLNLHDRYSTDRHARGTTYSRSAALLERIDEFDAEYFHLTPREAAQIDPQQRLLIEAAHDALTDAGYAGEQRNGAAVGVFVGAMASEYLPALVSQPEGVDSYAATGNALSMLANRLSYQFSLTGPSLALDTACSSSLVAVHLAVESLRRGECEMALAGGSQVGLTAAHFELMCRLGALSPTGRCATFSNRADGYALGEGVGMLVLKRLSKAHADGDQVYALIRGSAVNHGGQAAGVTVPNSSAQAAVIRSAYQSARLPASGVDLIEAHGTGTALGDPIEVEGLRQVFDLQRQSCAIGSVKSNVGHLEPAAGIAGMIKAILALHHGELPPTLHFDVPNRLLEFEDSPFFVNDRLRPWPRRAERPRRAGVSAFGFGGTNAHVVLEEAPLATPLADANEPHPLCLSARTPQALRQLAQRYADHLETTDQRLADIGHTAATGRFHLAERLALVAATRAEAAMKLRRWLAGDGAAVGDDASQIAAGVASGRRPRLAFLFSGQGGSHAGMGEVLYRRAKIFRQTIDRADAVLR, from the coding sequence ATGACCGACTTGTACGAGCCCTGGCACGCTGCCTCGCTGGTCGAGATACTTCGCCACCGCGCGGAGCATCAAGGCGACCAGCTCGCCTACGCGTTTCTCGAAAACGGCGAGCGCCAGTCGCACACGCTCACCTATCGAGAGCTGGACCAGCGCGCGCGGGCCATTGCGGCTGAGCTTGTCTGCCGCATGTCGCCCGGCGATCGAGCGCTGCTGGTCTATCCGCAATGTCTGGAAGTCGTCTCGGCGTTCTTTGGCTGTCTGTACGCCGGTATGATCGCCGTGCCGATTCCGTTGCCAGAATCCTCGCGCGCCGAGCGCGCGCTGCGCCGCATTCAGGTCGTCGTCGAAGACGCCGAGGCCGCGGCCCTGCTCACGATTGAATCGTGCCAGCCTGTATTTCAATCCAACCAAGCAGCAGATAATCCCTTCCATAATCTCTCGTTGTTGGCGACTGACTGCATCGAGAGCGCGGACGCCAACCCTTGGCGTCCAGAGTCGATCAGCGCCGATCAACTGGCGTACTTTCAATACACGTCGGGCTCGACTTCTCATCCCAAAGGGGTCATGGTCGCCCATGACAACCTGATCCAGAATCTATACGGCATTCGTCTGGCAGGCGGATACGGCCCAAATTGCCGCACGGTCTCTTGGTTGCCGTACTTTCACGACTATGGATTGATTGAAGGCATCTTGCAGCCGCTATTCAGCGGCTTTCCTTGCTTCCTCATGGCGCCGCAGGCGTTTGTCCAGCGCCCTTTGCGATGGCTCCGCGCGATCGACAAATATCGCGGAACCCATGGTCAGGCGCCGTCATTCGCTTATGGTTTGTGCGCAGCGCGCGTGAAGCCGGACGACCTGGCGACTCTCGATCTCTCCAGTTGGCGCGCGGCAGGCAACGGTTCCGAACCGCTACGCTACGACTTGATTGAGCAGTTCTGCGAACGCTTCGCCCCATGCGGGTTTCGGCCAGAAGCCTTCGCTCCCGAATATGGATTGGCCGAAGGCACGCTCATTGCAACTTGCAAACCGATCGGCACAACGCCCGTTTCGATGGTCGTGGACCGCCACGCCCTGGACCAGCAAGGCCGCGCGGTGGTATCCCAGGAAGTCTCCAATACCAAGACCTTGGTCAGTTCGGGCCGCGCGCTGCACAACGTCGAACTGCGCATCGTTGATCCCGAGCACCGAACAGAACAAGACCTCGGCGAAGTAGGAGAAATCTGGCTCGCCGGTCCCGCGGTCACCCGCGGCTATTGGCGCAAGCCAGCCGACACAACCGAGAATTTTGCGGCCCGGCTCGCTGATACTGACCAAGGACCGTTCTTGCGAACGGGCGACCTGGGACTATTGGACGCCCAGGGAGACTTGTTTGTCACGGGCCGGCTGAAAGACCTGATCATTATCAACGGAGTGAATCACCATCCGCAGGACATCGAGTCCTCGGTGGAAAACTGTCACCCCGCCATACGCCTGGGCTGCGCCACGGCCTTCTCGGTCGAATGCGCCGGACAGGAACGCTTGGTCCTCCTGGCGGAGAGCGGCCACGACGAGCAGCAAGCTGGCGATATCTTCGAGGCCGTCCGCGCCGTCGTGGCCGACCAGCATTGGGTCGAGGTCTTCTCTATCCTGTTGCTCGCGCCTGGCACCATGCGCAAGACCACCAGCGGCAAGAAACAACGACAACTGTGCCGCGCCGATTACCTGGCCGATAGCCCTGAAATCGGACAAGTTCTGCACCGCTGGACTTTGGGAGAGGCTCCGCAAACTTCGCCTGATGTGAACGAGTTGCCGCCGCAGGCGGAACACCGCTTTGCGCCTTCCATTGCGGATGTCGTTCAATGGTTGCGAATCGCGATCGCGCGCGACTTTTTAACACCGCTCGATCAGGTTTTCGTTGACCGCTCCTTCACCAGCCTGGGCCTAGGCTCGGCGCACCTCATTGCGCTATCTGGTCAGTTGGAGGAGTGGCTCGGGCGCCCCATCTCGCCCACCTTGTTCTACGATTGCCCGAATATCACGGCGGTGGCGCGTCTCTTAGGCGCTCCGGAATCAAGCAGCACGCAACCGCCAGAGTCTTCAGCGGCACAGCCGGTGGCGCCATCGCAGTCGCTGCCCGACGATGCCATTGCTATCGTCGGCATCGCCTGCCGTTTTCCCGGCGCGAACTCGCCCGATGAGTTTTGGCAAAACATTCGCCAGGGCCTCGACAGTATCGGACCCATTCCGCCAGATCGCACTTCGACTGTCGACACCGGCAGCGCGCGCGGGGGGGGATTTGTCCGCGGCATCGATCAGTTTGACGCTTCCTTCTTCGAGATCACGCCGCACGAGGCCGATCGAATGGACCCCCAACAGCGTCTGCTGTTGGAAACCGCCTGGGAAGCGCTGGAGACCAGTGGGCTGGTCGCTCAAACCGAACTTCTCGGAGCAACGGGTGTCTTCATCGGGGCCAGCTCAAACGATTACTTGCAACTCTCTGCGTCGGCGGGCATCGTTGACGCCTTCACGGCGACCGGCAACTGTCTGTCGATCCTTGCGAACCGGCTGAGCTACTTCCTCAATCTGCGCGGCCCAAGTCTGACCATCGACACCGCCTGCTCGTCGTCGCTTGTGGCCTGTCACCTCGCGGCGCAAAGCCTCCGCCAGAGGGAATGCCGATTGGCGCTGGTGGGGGGCGTCAATCTGCTGCTCGCCGAGCCATTGCAGCAATCGCTCGAAGATGCCGGTATGCTGTCGCCGGATGGCGCCTGCAAGGCCTTTGACGACCGCGCCAATGGCTATGTCCGCGGCGAAGGCATCGGCGTTGTCGTCTTGCGGCCATTGGCCGACGCCCTCCGCGATCGCAATGACGTCTATGCCGTTATTCGCGGCAGCGCGATCAATCAAGACGGACGCACCAACGGCCTCACCGCGCCCAGCGCCACTAGCCAAGCAGAACTACTGGCCCGCGCCTATCAAACCGCAGGCATCGCGCCGCACACAGTTGGTTTGTTCGAAGCGCATGGCACAGGCACCGCATTGGGCGACCCCATTGAACTGGAAGGCCTTGGCCGCGTCATGCAGCCGAGTGCCTCGCGACAGACATGCGCCATCGGATCGCTGAAATCCAACATCGGACACTTGGAGGCGGCCGCCGGCCTTGCCGGGGTGATCAAGATCGCGCTGGCGCTGCGGCATCGCGAATTGCCGCCGACGCTCCATTTCAGTTCGCCAAATCGTTTTATCTCATTCGAGTCGACGCCGTTCTATGTGAACGAGCGCTTGCGCGACTGGACAGCGTCGGACGACCACCAGCGCAGAGCCGCCGTAAGCTCGTTTGGCTTTGGCGGCGCCAACGCGCACGTCGTCCTGGAAGAAGGCCCACTGGCCGCCTCACGTGCCTCACATTCCGGATCAGATCGCAACGTGTTGCGGCTATCCGCTCGCACCCCTGCCGCGCTTCAGCAATTAGCTGAGCGATTTGCGGAGTATTTGAAGACCACCGATCAGCGCTTGGACGACATTTGCTACACGACGCTGCGCGGCCGCCAGCACTTCGCGGAGCAAGTCCTGCTGACCGCCAAGTCGCGCGCGGAATTGATTGGCAAACTGGCGGCGGTCGCCGCCAGTCAAGCGTCCGTCACACGGGAGAGGGTCGACGAAGTCGCGCAAATTGCTGAATATGAACGACGCGGATGCAGGCTGGTTCCACTTCCGACCTATCCGTTTGAACGACGCCACCACTGGCTGCCAGCCGTCGTCGATTCAACCATTCGCCCACGCAATCCGCTCGGCGTCGAAGTGCCTGACTTGGATGGCTGGCTTCACTCGGTTCGCTGGCAGGCGAGCGAATCGCAGTCACAGCGCGCCTTGCCATCTGGCCGATGGTTGGTCGTCGCCAAGTCCCCAGAACTTGCCATTGAGTTGGCCAGCCAATTACGGCCGCACGTCTCGTTTGCGGACATCGCCATCCTGGGCTCAGACGACGCAAACACGATCGGCGCATTTCTGACTTCTAGCGACCGCGCCGGCCTGATTGTGGCTCTGCCCGAGCCACACGTTGTATCGACAAGCGACGATTTCTCGCTGCTGACGTCGTTTTACGAACTGGCGCGCCGCGTCTCGTCGGCTGGCGAGCAACCGCTGGAGGTGTGGCTTGTCACGGCCGGCGCCATGGCAACCAGCGCGCGGGAATCGGCAAATCCCGCGCTGGCGGCGCTCTGGGGTTTCTGCCGCGCGTGGTCTCACGAGCACTTTCATTTGAACATCCGCCTGCGCGACTTCACGGCGAGCGACACAGCCGCGGCGGATTTTGCGGGCCGAGTGACAAAAGAACTGCAAACAGTTGCCAGTCACGCGGAAATCGCCCTGCGCGGTCCCTTGCGACTCGCGCCAACATTGACGCCGGCCAGCGAAGCAATGACAAGAACTTCGCTCGATCTGAACGGCGCATCGCTCGTCACTGGCGGCCTCGGCGCTATCGGCTTCGAAATCTGCCGCCACCTCATTCGGCTTGGCGGCGCGCCGTTGGCGATCATCGGCCGCACCCCAGTCGATCGCTTGGATGGGCGCCGCCGGCAGCGACTGGCCGAACTCCGCAAGCTTGGCGGCGCCGTCGAGTATCTGGCCGCCGATGTCGCGGACCGTCATCAGTTGGAGCAAGCGCTGGATGACGCGCGCCAGAAGCTGGGCGCCTTGCGGGGAGTCTTCCATTGCGCCGGCGTGCTACACGACCACTGGTTGGTCAACAAATCAATCGACGACTTCCAGCAAGTCGTTCTCGCCAAGGCCCGCGGCGCAGCGCTTCTCGACGAACTCACTCGGCGCGACCCATTGCAACATTTTGTGCTGTTCTCCTCGGTCAGCGCGTGGTTCGGTATTCCCGGCCAAACTGATTACGCGGCGGCAAACGCCTTTCTCGACGCCTTGGCCCAGCGGCGCGCCACCGCCGGCCTGACGGCGCTCAGCATCGGCTGGACGGCATGGGCGGGCGACGGCATGGCAAAGCACGTTGTCGCAAGCGGCCTGCGCCAATTGTCGCCAGAAGCTGGCTGCGCGATCTTTGAGCAGACGCTGGCAGCCAATCAAGCGCATCTCTTGACGCTGAAATTCGACTCGCAGCGTCCCGATAAGCAACCGCCCCCGTTCACTCGATCGGACGAATCGCTGCTGCAACCGGCACCGGGCGCTGAACCGCGCGCTCCCCAAATCGATCGAGAACAGGTTCGGCGCGCCGTCGCGTGCGAAATCGGCGCCGTGGTGGGCATGGAAGCCGACCTAATCGCCACCGACGCCAACTTCATGGAATTGGGAATCAATTCCATTCTGGCAACCAAAATCGTGCAGCAATTGGAACAGCGTCTCGCCACACGATTGGAGCCGGTGCTGCTTTTCATGCAGCCGACGATCAATCGATTGTGCGACTATCTACGCGAGCATCATGCCGCGTCTCTCGCGCGACTGACCAAAGATGGCGCCGCCGCCCCAAAATCGCCAATTCAATCCAGCGACACACACACGCGCGAAGCATCGATTGATCCCTCAGTAGCCGCGCAACAGCACGCACAGTCAGAACATAACGACATCGCCATAGTGGCCATGTCGTTGCGGTTTCCCAATGCCGACACGCCGGAACAATTCTGGCGGAATCTACTAGCCGCCGACGACGCAGTTGGTCGACTTCCGTCATCGCGCGAGTCGCTATCCGGGTATTCCAGCGAACTGGCCCCCGCCGGATTCTTGCGTGATGTCGCCGGATTCGACGCCGAATTCTTCGGCATCGCCCCTCGCGAAGCCCGTCTCATGGACCCGCAGCAGCGGTTGCTGCTGGAGGTGGTTTGGGAACTCTTTGAACGCGCGGGCTACCGACCGTCCGATCCGCGCTGCAGCAAGACAGGTGTCTTCGTCGGCGCCTCCGTAAGCGAATATCTCCAACTCTGCGAGCGATTCGGTCTCGCCGCCGATCCTCATCGCGGAGCAGGCAACTCCCTGGCCATGCTCGCCAATCGCGTGTCGTATCTTTTCGACTTCCGTGGCCCCAGTCACGTGATCGACACCGCCTGTTCCTCGTCGCTAGTGGCCGTTCATCAGGCGTGTCGTGGCCTCCTCGCTGGCGATGCTCGATTGGCGGTCGCGGCGGGCGCCAACCTCATTCTGCTCGACGACACCACTCGGTTGCTTGCCACCGCCGGCATGCTGTCGCCAAACGGTCGGTGCGCCACATTCGATCACCATGCAAACGGCTACGTCCGCGGCGAAGGGGTAGCCGCGGTGTTGCTCAAACGACTGGACGACGCCCTGGCGGACGGCGATCAGGTGCTGGCTGTCATCAAGGGTTCGGCGGTCAATCACGATGGACATGGAAAGGCAGGGTTAACCGCCCCCAACTTTGAGGCACAGCGCGAACTATTGTTGGCCGCGTACGATTGCGCGAAGGTCGATCCGGCAACCATCGGATTGGTGGAAGCGCACGGCACAGGCACCGCGCTAGGCGATCCCATCGAGTTGCATGCGCTGAATGCCGTGATCGGCCCCCATCGTTCGCCAGAATCGTGCGCCATCGGATCGGTTAAGACCAATCTAGGGCATTTGGAGCCAGCGGCTGGCATCGCTGGCCTGATCAAGGCGGCGCTGAGCTTGCAACACAGCGAGATTCCCCCATCGCTCCACTGCGAATCTCCCAACCAACGGTTCCCTTGGGAGGCGTCTCCGTTCTATGTGGCCACGCGTCCGCGTCCCTGGACCGACGCGATTCGCCGAGCCGCTATCAGCTCATTCGGTTTTGGCGGCGCCAATGCGCACGCAGTGTTGGAGAACGCCCCGAGCAGAAATATTGGCTCGCCAAGGCGAGACGCGTATGTCTTGACGCTCTCGGCCCACAACGATCGCGCGCTGGAGCGACTAACCGCATGCTATCGCAATTGGATCTGCTCGACGAGCGATCCCTCGCTAGCTGACGCCTGTTTCACCTCGAACGTTGGTCGAACGGCCTGGGAACATCGCCTCGCGATCGTAGCCAGTTCGCGCGATCAACTCGCCGATCAACTTCGACAACTTGAATCCTGGCCGCGGAAAAACCACTGGCCAAGTCGCTTGATCAATACCGGCGACCAGGATGGCGACAACCAGACTCTGATTTCGAGACTTGTCGAACTGCTGCCGCGGCTTTCACAACCGCTGCGAGCGCGACTCTCGCAAGTTGTAAACAGCGGGGATCGCCCGCGACTCGATGAACTGCTCAATCATCCGGCAACGCCCGGACCGGCAACGGTCGACGATTGGACCGAATTCTGCGCGGTGCTGGCCTGTCTGTTCGCTGCCGGCGCCAACATCGACTGGTCGCAAGTTCATCGCGATGACGATCTGCGGCGCGTCGTCCTCCCCACCTATCCCTTTGAGCGCGAACCGTACTGGGTGAATCAGATTGCATTAACCCCTCCCAGCAAGCCGGTTACGTTGGCCGCTGCGTCCGCCGACACTTCGCGTCAAGGCGCTACTTCGATCAAGCAGCCCAGCGAATTGGTCGAAGTCCTCGTTCGGGAATTCGCGACGATTACCGAACGAGCGCCACAGTCGATCGATCCCCGACGGCCACTTGTAGAGCTAGGCGTCGATTCGATCCTCGCTGCTCGCTTCGCCACGCGCCTGAGCGAATGGTCAACAAAACCAATTCCGCCCACCTTGATCTACGAATGCGTCTCCCTGTCGCGGCTGGCGCAAGCTTTGGCGAGCGATTGGCAGGTGTCCCCGGTCGAGCAGTTCGCGTCCTCGCCGGCCCCATCCTCCACTTTGACCAGTCTGCCAACCGAGCAAATTGTTCCGATCGCAGCGCACGACCAACGCAACGGCGATCAGGCCGATTCGACTCCTGAACTAATTGCCGTCATCGGAATCGCCGGTCGATTTGGCGCCTGCGACACGGTGGGCGAGTTTTGGCGCGCAATCCGCGACGGCCGAAATTTAGTCGTCGACGCAATGTCGACTCTGAATTTGCATGATCGGTATTCGACCGACCGCCATGCGCGCGGCACGACTTATTCGCGCTCGGCCGCACTGTTGGAACGCATTGATGAGTTCGACGCCGAATACTTTCATCTGACGCCGCGCGAAGCGGCGCAGATCGACCCCCAGCAACGGTTGCTGATCGAAGCGGCCCACGACGCGCTGACTGATGCGGGCTATGCCGGCGAGCAAAGGAATGGCGCCGCAGTTGGCGTGTTTGTCGGCGCCATGGCGAGCGAGTACCTACCCGCGCTTGTGAGTCAGCCAGAAGGCGTCGATAGCTACGCGGCTACGGGCAACGCGCTGTCGATGCTTGCCAATCGGTTGTCGTATCAGTTTTCGCTCACAGGACCATCTTTGGCGCTCGATACGGCTTGCAGTTCATCGCTTGTAGCAGTGCATCTGGCAGTCGAGAGTCTGCGTCGTGGCGAATGCGAAATGGCGCTTGCCGGCGGCAGCCAAGTCGGTCTGACAGCCGCGCATTTCGAGTTGATGTGTCGACTGGGCGCTTTGTCGCCTACGGGGCGCTGTGCCACTTTCAGCAATCGCGCCGATGGCTACGCGCTCGGCGAAGGGGTGGGCATGCTCGTATTGAAGCGGCTGTCCAAGGC
- a CDS encoding NAD-dependent epimerase/dehydratase family protein: protein MTTAAAPVGATATFDGARVMITGGMGFLGSNLAIALIERGAQVTIVDAMIPGYGGNLFNIHPIRDRVTVNYSDIRDANVMNHLVRGQDFVFHLAGQVDHILSLTDPFPDIDINVKGTAVVMEACRRHNPTARVVYTGTRGQYGKPAQLPVPETAPTMPLGIYEITNLAAEKIVEAYHLVFGVRSCLLRITNTYGPRAQMQHSRYGVVNWFIRLALDDETIPVFGNGMIQRDFLYVDDCVEALLACATNDAALGQIFNVGVDRPTTFRDLAESIVSVAGSGRWKLAPFSEERRAQEPGDFYSDISKIRSLVGWSPRTPLSAGVARTVDFYRASREHYW from the coding sequence ATGACGACCGCCGCCGCGCCGGTTGGCGCCACTGCCACGTTCGACGGCGCGCGGGTGATGATCACCGGCGGCATGGGCTTTCTCGGCAGTAACTTGGCCATTGCCTTGATTGAACGCGGCGCGCAGGTCACCATCGTCGACGCCATGATCCCTGGCTACGGCGGCAACTTGTTCAACATCCATCCCATCCGCGACCGCGTCACCGTCAACTACTCCGACATTCGCGACGCCAACGTGATGAACCACCTGGTCCGCGGCCAGGACTTTGTTTTCCATTTGGCAGGGCAGGTCGATCACATCTTGAGTCTGACCGATCCCTTTCCCGATATCGATATCAACGTCAAAGGCACAGCCGTCGTGATGGAGGCCTGCCGGCGCCACAATCCGACCGCGCGCGTTGTTTACACCGGCACGCGCGGCCAATATGGCAAGCCCGCTCAGCTACCGGTCCCCGAGACCGCGCCCACCATGCCGCTCGGCATTTACGAAATCACCAATCTGGCGGCGGAAAAGATCGTCGAAGCCTACCACCTGGTGTTTGGCGTGCGCTCCTGTCTGCTGCGCATCACCAACACCTATGGTCCGCGAGCACAGATGCAACACTCGCGCTATGGCGTGGTGAACTGGTTCATTCGCTTGGCGCTCGACGACGAAACCATTCCCGTCTTCGGCAATGGCATGATCCAGCGCGACTTTTTATATGTCGATGATTGCGTCGAGGCGCTCTTGGCGTGCGCCACCAACGACGCCGCGCTGGGCCAAATCTTCAATGTCGGCGTCGATCGGCCCACCACCTTCCGCGATCTGGCCGAATCGATTGTCTCGGTCGCCGGATCGGGCCGCTGGAAGCTGGCCCCGTTCTCTGAGGAGCGCCGCGCGCAAGAACCCGGCGATTTCTATTCCGACATCAGCAAGATTCGCTCGCTCGTCGGCTGGTCGCCGCGCACGCCGCTGAGCGCAGGCGTCGCGCGCACGGTCGATTTCTATCGCGCCAGCCGCGAGCACTATTGGTAG
- a CDS encoding glycosyltransferase produces MRLISVVVPVYHNAASLRDLVVRLDELARSQPEEFEYVFVDDGSRDDSYQVMEELARANPRVRAVKLARNFGSNAASSAGIFCARGDAVVAISADLQDPPELIGEMLERWRAGYKVVLAARASRKDPWLTTVTANLSWKFLRRMAIPSMPPGGCDFCLLDRLVLDVLRETHEPSAGLGMVLWTGFEPAIVHYHRQERAQHYGRSMWSWSKKITYLIDTFVSFSHLPIRAASVLGVALATLGFAYAALVTFSVIFLNARYVHSWASVMVAILVVGGAQLLMIGLLGEYMVRTLEAARRRPPFVIERVFQVDAADDPARHERHAIAGPIEPRAVGRENVA; encoded by the coding sequence ATGCGACTGATCTCCGTCGTCGTTCCCGTTTATCACAACGCCGCCAGTTTGCGCGATCTCGTTGTGCGCTTGGACGAACTGGCCCGCTCGCAGCCCGAGGAGTTTGAATATGTCTTTGTCGACGACGGCTCGCGCGACGATTCGTACCAGGTGATGGAAGAACTGGCGCGCGCCAATCCGCGCGTTCGCGCCGTCAAGCTCGCGCGCAACTTTGGTTCCAACGCCGCCTCGTCCGCCGGCATCTTTTGCGCTCGCGGCGACGCCGTCGTGGCCATCTCGGCCGACCTGCAGGATCCGCCCGAGTTGATCGGCGAAATGCTCGAACGTTGGCGCGCCGGCTACAAGGTGGTGCTCGCCGCGCGCGCCAGTCGCAAGGACCCCTGGCTCACCACCGTCACCGCCAATCTCTCCTGGAAATTCCTGCGCCGCATGGCGATCCCTTCCATGCCGCCGGGCGGTTGCGATTTTTGTCTGCTCGATCGTCTGGTGCTTGACGTGCTGCGCGAGACTCACGAACCCAGCGCCGGGCTCGGCATGGTGCTGTGGACCGGCTTCGAGCCGGCGATCGTCCACTACCATCGTCAAGAGCGCGCGCAGCACTACGGCCGCTCGATGTGGAGCTGGTCCAAAAAGATCACGTATCTGATCGACACTTTTGTTTCCTTTTCGCATTTGCCAATTCGCGCCGCGTCGGTGCTGGGAGTCGCGCTCGCCACGCTCGGCTTCGCCTACGCCGCGCTGGTCACTTTCTCCGTCATCTTCCTCAATGCTCGCTACGTGCATTCGTGGGCGTCCGTGATGGTCGCCATCTTGGTGGTCGGCGGAGCGCAATTGCTCATGATTGGGCTCTTGGGCGAATACATGGTTCGCACGCTTGAGGCAGCGCGCCGGCGACCGCCGTTCGTCATTGAACGCGTCTTTCAAGTCGATGCGGCCGACGATCCGGCGCGCCACGAACGCCACGCCATCGCCGGCCCCATCGAACCGCGCGCCGTCGGCCGCGAAAATGTGGCATAA